The following coding sequences are from one Acinetobacter sp. ANC 7912 window:
- a CDS encoding tellurium resistance protein TerC has translation MTYTELQIILLEMGLSIKDLATLLGMNPNSITNYKSTGMIPLHLAITVALISHLKKAGLSPEDIINEVKRGHAQNFIENN, from the coding sequence ATGACTTACACAGAGCTTCAAATTATATTGCTAGAAATGGGCTTATCAATTAAGGATCTTGCAACGTTACTTGGCATGAATCCCAATTCAATTACTAATTATAAAAGCACTGGCATGATTCCCCTTCACTTAGCAATTACAGTAGCACTGATATCTCATTTAAAAAAAGCGGGGCTATCTCCTGAAGACATTATTAATGAAGTGAAGAGAGGACACGCTCAGAACTTCATTGAAAATAATTAA
- a CDS encoding HaeII family restriction endonuclease, giving the protein MTRVLDAKVALDSLIAKSRAHLYKPMQIAEILRKYRLNPEELNPLELETYRTQSKKWRDAVTSKLVGNVSTSSARFQDNLFEENAIPPRILEVLAKENNAKNGAIEAYIYTLFAKRLGSVSNSVNYCLSHDSSNFKLDEFMDSFWKEPGLKRSIDKVFECVVYALFSSIVEAIDAEITLSYNTEKKFIIEEFEDFTKAVLNISVADTFFKTNGSVHRIGATNAADRGLDIWTNFGVIVQIKHLSLSEELAEGICNSLTADRIVIVCKKADAKVIASLLNQIGWKSKIQSIITEDQLIQWYEKALRGQYANLLSSKLLLNLQSEIQREFPATLDDNFLNFYKERNYHLLPIDDLWLTESGNAIIPESN; this is encoded by the coding sequence ATGACAAGAGTTTTAGATGCAAAAGTGGCTTTAGATTCGTTAATTGCTAAGAGTAGAGCTCATCTATATAAACCTATGCAAATTGCTGAAATTCTGAGGAAATATAGACTAAATCCAGAAGAGTTAAATCCTTTAGAACTGGAAACATACAGAACACAATCGAAGAAATGGCGTGATGCGGTTACTTCTAAATTAGTTGGTAATGTATCAACTTCTAGTGCTCGTTTCCAAGATAATTTATTTGAGGAAAATGCCATTCCCCCTCGTATTTTAGAAGTGTTAGCAAAGGAAAATAATGCAAAAAATGGAGCTATAGAGGCTTATATTTATACCTTATTTGCTAAGCGCTTAGGCTCTGTATCTAATAGTGTTAATTATTGCTTATCCCATGATTCATCTAATTTTAAATTAGATGAATTCATGGATTCTTTTTGGAAAGAACCTGGATTAAAAAGAAGCATAGATAAAGTATTTGAATGTGTAGTGTATGCTTTATTTTCTTCTATAGTTGAAGCAATAGATGCTGAAATTACTCTTTCTTATAATACTGAAAAAAAATTTATTATCGAAGAATTTGAAGATTTTACAAAGGCTGTTCTCAATATCTCTGTAGCTGATACTTTTTTTAAAACAAATGGGAGTGTACATCGTATTGGAGCTACGAATGCAGCCGATAGAGGGTTAGATATTTGGACAAACTTTGGGGTTATTGTTCAAATTAAACACCTTTCTTTGTCTGAAGAGCTTGCAGAAGGGATTTGTAATTCTTTAACAGCAGATAGGATAGTCATTGTATGTAAAAAAGCAGATGCTAAAGTTATTGCATCATTACTTAATCAAATTGGATGGAAAAGTAAGATACAGAGTATTATTACAGAGGATCAGTTAATACAATGGTACGAAAAGGCTCTACGTGGTCAATATGCTAATCTTCTAAGTAGTAAACTTTTACTTAATTTACAAAGTGAAATTCAAAGAGAGTTTCCTGCAACCCTAGATGATAATTTTCTTAATTTTTATAAAGAGCGAAATTATCATTTATTACCAATTGATGATCTTTGGTTGACTGAATCTGGTAATGCAATTATCCCTGAATCTAATTAG
- the repM gene encoding replication initiation protein RepM has translation MRDLVVKDNALINASYNLDLVEQRLILLAIVEARESGKGINANNPLEVHAESYINQFNVARQTAYQALKDASKDLFARQFSYQEMNKRGNIENVLSRWVSEIRYVDAEATVKLIFAPAIVPLITKLEEQFTKYELQQVSNLSSAYAVRLYELLIAWRSTGQTPVIELEEFRKKIGVLDDEYTRMGNFKDRVLHLAMAQVNEFTDITVKYEQHKKGRSIYGFSFSFKQKKNVNKPNLEARDQNTLDIFTKLTDAQRHLFANKLSELPEMSKYSQGTESYPQFAVRIAEMLLDAEKFKELYPYLVKVGFQTK, from the coding sequence ATGCGAGATCTAGTTGTAAAAGATAATGCTTTAATTAACGCAAGCTATAACCTAGATCTAGTTGAACAGCGACTTATTCTTTTAGCTATTGTTGAAGCAAGAGAAAGTGGTAAAGGCATTAATGCAAACAACCCTTTAGAAGTCCATGCAGAGAGCTATATCAATCAATTCAATGTTGCAAGACAGACTGCCTATCAAGCATTAAAGGATGCTTCAAAAGATTTATTTGCTAGACAATTTAGCTATCAAGAGATGAATAAACGAGGAAATATCGAAAACGTACTAAGCCGATGGGTTAGTGAGATTCGTTATGTTGACGCTGAAGCGACTGTTAAGTTAATTTTTGCACCTGCTATTGTTCCATTAATTACTAAACTCGAAGAACAGTTCACTAAGTATGAATTACAGCAAGTTAGTAATCTCAGTAGTGCTTATGCTGTACGTCTATATGAATTATTGATCGCATGGCGTAGCACTGGCCAAACTCCTGTTATAGAGCTTGAAGAGTTTAGAAAAAAAATTGGTGTGCTTGATGATGAGTACACAAGAATGGGGAACTTTAAAGACAGAGTCTTACATCTAGCTATGGCTCAAGTTAATGAGTTTACAGATATCACTGTTAAGTATGAGCAGCATAAAAAAGGACGTTCAATTTATGGCTTTTCATTCTCATTCAAGCAAAAGAAAAACGTTAACAAACCAAATCTAGAAGCTAGAGATCAAAACACCTTAGATATTTTCACCAAGTTAACAGATGCCCAGCGTCATTTATTTGCTAACAAATTGTCAGAACTGCCTGAAATGAGTAAGTATTCTCAAGGCACCGAAAGCTATCCGCAATTTGCCGTACGAATTGCCGAAATGCTATTAGATGCTGAAAAATTTAAAGAACTATATCCATATCTAGTAAAGGTTGGCTTTCAAACAAAATAA
- a CDS encoding plasmid replication DNA-binding protein codes for MNTTKFSVMDASKAFKKSRTTIYEALKNGELSRDNDGLIDLSELIRVYGNPVGVQSSTRTEQVQKDVQVHVQSEVENLLKDQISLLKNQLDLANQREKSLMQHIEDLTHRIEFKGTLEQSQQENIDKLNESTNSNIATDPRSQTDSNYDELTTSESKRIHLPEHVEPEPKKRGLFGRVLNAVFDND; via the coding sequence TTGAACACTACAAAATTTAGCGTTATGGACGCAAGTAAAGCCTTTAAAAAATCACGGACAACAATATATGAGGCTTTAAAAAATGGTGAATTATCAAGAGATAATGATGGTCTAATAGACTTATCTGAACTTATCAGAGTTTATGGCAACCCAGTCGGTGTTCAGTCCAGTACACGTACTGAACAAGTTCAGAAGGATGTACAGGTACACGTTCAATCTGAAGTCGAAAATCTATTAAAAGATCAGATTTCTTTACTAAAAAATCAGTTAGATTTAGCAAATCAAAGAGAAAAGTCTTTGATGCAACATATTGAAGATCTTACTCATAGAATTGAGTTTAAAGGCACCTTAGAACAGTCACAACAAGAAAATATTGATAAGCTAAATGAATCTACAAATTCAAATATAGCAACGGATCCTCGGTCACAGACTGACTCTAACTATGACGAATTGACTACTTCCGAGAGTAAACGGATCCATCTTCCTGAGCATGTTGAACCAGAACCTAAAAAACGTGGCTTATTTGGCCGTGTGCTGAATGCTGTTTTTGATAATGACTAA